In one Pangasianodon hypophthalmus isolate fPanHyp1 chromosome 22, fPanHyp1.pri, whole genome shotgun sequence genomic region, the following are encoded:
- the skilb gene encoding SKI-like proto-oncogene b isoform X2: MAMVQNSRPHPEKDQALLRVPVKRLMRERQIEAAPIKKRVMAALNLSCKKASESSLSSSLSSSRTPVIKTEYVEKDSECLNYQHVSKGQDGRDGALDLSPALRHTLAQFTLSSQCSLGGPAAFSGQYSQEKLAPSLSQASVAVGPLLVPPDSSTELVLCTLEGESISCFSVGGELRLCLPQVLNTVLRDFSLQQINSVCDQLYVYCSRCNASQLHVLKVLGVLPAGAPSCGLITLTDAQRLCNTLLHPGDSVPAGPRKDHRLAEEEEREAEEAGGFWVEHQCLGKCQGLFVPRLYAAPGAPCIRCSQCRQLFCPERFVMHSHRQPDKRTCHWGFDSAKWACYLQLGRRYHGTADEGKLEQLLEAMKLKFGGILLDAKTSHLETVRVEEGLNLCSGKEKACESGSEGKAAAEFPAYVFDPCLLTNLKEDPRHLDLMWQSWYLYMHDKLSVSGAALDSARAADKDDGAPRAETQKPVKKAPEEAEDGERKASAGGKKTSRPASQSQRSNPDERPRVSIETPACEKSLEENKDSMVVEVLQMYSAQQEKLQSTLRKQQQLEKELQALRKADADEPGEEQTELQTELQTEHAQKKEVEQKRLQCSVEQQRSCRCREQQENRYAAQLLELRQRLDRAEEDREELQEELRREREAREKLERIICELRQQMKESVPPSALDSPLSTSSSDVLLSPAP, encoded by the exons ATGGCCATGGTGCAGAACAGCCGTCCTCACCCCGAGAAGGACCAGGCTCTGCTCAGAGTGCCGGTGAAGAGGCTGATGCGAGAGAGGCAGATAGAAGCAGCGCCGATAAAGAAGCGCGTGATGGCGGCGCTTAATTTGTCATGCAAAAAGGCTTCGGAGTCATCGTTGTCATCGTCACTGTCATCGTCAAGGACTCCTGTTATAAAGACTGAATATGTAGAGAAGGACTCTGAGTGTCTTAACTATCAACATGTCTCTAAGGGACAGGACGGACGAGACGGCGCTCTGGACCTGAGCCCGGCTTTGAGACACACTCTGGCCCAGTTTACTCTGAGCAGCCAGTGTTCTTTAGGAGGCCCTGCTGCCTTTTCTGGTCAGTACAGCCAGGAGAAGCTGGCTCCGTCTCTCAGCCAGGCCAGCGTGGCAGTCGGACCCTTACTGGTGCCTCCTGACAGCTCCACAGAGCTCGTGTTGTGCACGCTGGAGGGCGAATCCATTTCCTGCTTCTCAGTGGGTGGTGAGCTGCGCCTGTGTTTGCCTCAGGTGCTCAACACGGTGCTGCGAGACTTCTCCCTGCAGCAGATCAACTCCGTGTGCGATCAGCTCTACGTCTACTGCTCGCGCTGCAACGCTTCCCAGCTGCACGTCCTCAAAGTGCTGGGCGTCCTCCCGGCCGGCGCTCCGTCCTGCGGCCTCATCACGCTCACCGACGCCCAGCGGCTCTGCAACACCCTGCTCCACCCGGGCGACAGCGTTCCCGCCGGCCCGCGTAAAGACCACCGGCTCGCTGAAGAAGAGGAGCGAGAAGCCGAGGAAGCCGGAGGGTTCTGGGTGGAGCATCAGTGCCTGGGGAAGTGCCAAGGCCTGTTCGTTCCTCGTCTCTACGCCGCTCCGGGCGCTCCGTGCATCCGATGCTCGCAGTGCCGACAGCTTTTCTGTCCCGAGCGCTTCGTCATGCACTCGCACCGGCAGCCGGACAAGCGGACCTGTCACTGGGGCTTCGACTCCGCCAAATGGGCGTGTTACCTCCAACTGGGGCGACGGTACCACGGCACGGCTGACGAGGGGAAACTCGAGCAGCTTCTGGAGGCCATGAAACTGAAGTTCGGCGGGATTCTTCTGGACGCGAAGACGTCGCATCTG GAGACTGTGCGAGTGGAGGAGGGGTTAAATCTGTGTTCTGGGAAAGAGAAAGCGTGTGAGAGCGGTTCAGAGGGAAAgg CGGCGGCGGAGTTCCCGGCGTACGTGTTTGACCCGTGTCTCCTCACCAACCTGAAGGAGGATCCCAGACACCTCGACCTCATGTGGCAAAG TTGGTATCTTTACATGCACGATAAGCTGAGCGTCTCCGGCGCGGCCCTGGACTCCGCGCGAGCTGCTGATAAAGACGACGGCGCTCCGAGAGCAGAGACGCAGAAACCGGTGAAAAAAGCGCCCGAGGAAGCGGAGGACGGCGAGCGCAAAGCGTCCGCAG GGGGCAAAAAAACAAGTCGCCCggccagccaatcacagcgcagCAATCCGGACGAGCGGCCCAGGGTTTCCATAGAAACGCCGGCATGTGAGAAGTCTTTGGAGGAGAACAAGgacagcatggtggtggaggtgcTTCAGATGTACAGCGCTCAGCAGGAGAAGCTGCAGTCCACGCTACgcaagcagcagcagctggagaAG GAGCTGCAGGCTCTGCGCAAAGCCGACGCAGACGAGCCGGGGGAGGAGCAGACGGAGCTGCAGACGGAGCTGCAGACGGAGCACGCTCAGAAGAAGGAGGTGGAGCAGAAGAGGCTTCAGTGCAGTGTGGAGCAGCAGCGGAGCTGTAGGTGCCGAGAACAGCAGGAGAACCGTTACGCCGCGCAG ctgctgGAGCTGCGTCAGAGGCTGGACCGCGCTGAGGAGGACCGTGAGGAGCTGCAGGAGGAGCTGCGGCGTGAGCGTGAAGCTCGGGAGAAGCTGGAGAGGATCATCTGTGAGCTCCGGCAGCAGATGAAGGAGTCGGTTCCTCCGTCGGCTCTCGACAGCCCGCTGTCCACCTCCTCCAGCGACGTGCTGCTGTCTCCTGCACCGTAA
- the skilb gene encoding SKI-like proto-oncogene b isoform X1: MAMVQNSRPHPEKDQALLRVPVKRLMRERQIEAAPIKKRVMAALNLSCKKASESSLSSSLSSSRTPVIKTEYVEKDSECLNYQHVSKGQDGRDGALDLSPALRHTLAQFTLSSQCSLGGPAAFSGQYSQEKLAPSLSQASVAVGPLLVPPDSSTELVLCTLEGESISCFSVGGELRLCLPQVLNTVLRDFSLQQINSVCDQLYVYCSRCNASQLHVLKVLGVLPAGAPSCGLITLTDAQRLCNTLLHPGDSVPAGPRKDHRLAEEEEREAEEAGGFWVEHQCLGKCQGLFVPRLYAAPGAPCIRCSQCRQLFCPERFVMHSHRQPDKRTCHWGFDSAKWACYLQLGRRYHGTADEGKLEQLLEAMKLKFGGILLDAKTSHLETVRVEEGLNLCSGKEKACESGSEGKAAAAEFPAYVFDPCLLTNLKEDPRHLDLMWQSWYLYMHDKLSVSGAALDSARAADKDDGAPRAETQKPVKKAPEEAEDGERKASAGGKKTSRPASQSQRSNPDERPRVSIETPACEKSLEENKDSMVVEVLQMYSAQQEKLQSTLRKQQQLEKELQALRKADADEPGEEQTELQTELQTEHAQKKEVEQKRLQCSVEQQRSCRCREQQENRYAAQLLELRQRLDRAEEDREELQEELRREREAREKLERIICELRQQMKESVPPSALDSPLSTSSSDVLLSPAP; encoded by the exons ATGGCCATGGTGCAGAACAGCCGTCCTCACCCCGAGAAGGACCAGGCTCTGCTCAGAGTGCCGGTGAAGAGGCTGATGCGAGAGAGGCAGATAGAAGCAGCGCCGATAAAGAAGCGCGTGATGGCGGCGCTTAATTTGTCATGCAAAAAGGCTTCGGAGTCATCGTTGTCATCGTCACTGTCATCGTCAAGGACTCCTGTTATAAAGACTGAATATGTAGAGAAGGACTCTGAGTGTCTTAACTATCAACATGTCTCTAAGGGACAGGACGGACGAGACGGCGCTCTGGACCTGAGCCCGGCTTTGAGACACACTCTGGCCCAGTTTACTCTGAGCAGCCAGTGTTCTTTAGGAGGCCCTGCTGCCTTTTCTGGTCAGTACAGCCAGGAGAAGCTGGCTCCGTCTCTCAGCCAGGCCAGCGTGGCAGTCGGACCCTTACTGGTGCCTCCTGACAGCTCCACAGAGCTCGTGTTGTGCACGCTGGAGGGCGAATCCATTTCCTGCTTCTCAGTGGGTGGTGAGCTGCGCCTGTGTTTGCCTCAGGTGCTCAACACGGTGCTGCGAGACTTCTCCCTGCAGCAGATCAACTCCGTGTGCGATCAGCTCTACGTCTACTGCTCGCGCTGCAACGCTTCCCAGCTGCACGTCCTCAAAGTGCTGGGCGTCCTCCCGGCCGGCGCTCCGTCCTGCGGCCTCATCACGCTCACCGACGCCCAGCGGCTCTGCAACACCCTGCTCCACCCGGGCGACAGCGTTCCCGCCGGCCCGCGTAAAGACCACCGGCTCGCTGAAGAAGAGGAGCGAGAAGCCGAGGAAGCCGGAGGGTTCTGGGTGGAGCATCAGTGCCTGGGGAAGTGCCAAGGCCTGTTCGTTCCTCGTCTCTACGCCGCTCCGGGCGCTCCGTGCATCCGATGCTCGCAGTGCCGACAGCTTTTCTGTCCCGAGCGCTTCGTCATGCACTCGCACCGGCAGCCGGACAAGCGGACCTGTCACTGGGGCTTCGACTCCGCCAAATGGGCGTGTTACCTCCAACTGGGGCGACGGTACCACGGCACGGCTGACGAGGGGAAACTCGAGCAGCTTCTGGAGGCCATGAAACTGAAGTTCGGCGGGATTCTTCTGGACGCGAAGACGTCGCATCTG GAGACTGTGCGAGTGGAGGAGGGGTTAAATCTGTGTTCTGGGAAAGAGAAAGCGTGTGAGAGCGGTTCAGAGGGAAAg GCGGCGGCGGCGGAGTTCCCGGCGTACGTGTTTGACCCGTGTCTCCTCACCAACCTGAAGGAGGATCCCAGACACCTCGACCTCATGTGGCAAAG TTGGTATCTTTACATGCACGATAAGCTGAGCGTCTCCGGCGCGGCCCTGGACTCCGCGCGAGCTGCTGATAAAGACGACGGCGCTCCGAGAGCAGAGACGCAGAAACCGGTGAAAAAAGCGCCCGAGGAAGCGGAGGACGGCGAGCGCAAAGCGTCCGCAG GGGGCAAAAAAACAAGTCGCCCggccagccaatcacagcgcagCAATCCGGACGAGCGGCCCAGGGTTTCCATAGAAACGCCGGCATGTGAGAAGTCTTTGGAGGAGAACAAGgacagcatggtggtggaggtgcTTCAGATGTACAGCGCTCAGCAGGAGAAGCTGCAGTCCACGCTACgcaagcagcagcagctggagaAG GAGCTGCAGGCTCTGCGCAAAGCCGACGCAGACGAGCCGGGGGAGGAGCAGACGGAGCTGCAGACGGAGCTGCAGACGGAGCACGCTCAGAAGAAGGAGGTGGAGCAGAAGAGGCTTCAGTGCAGTGTGGAGCAGCAGCGGAGCTGTAGGTGCCGAGAACAGCAGGAGAACCGTTACGCCGCGCAG ctgctgGAGCTGCGTCAGAGGCTGGACCGCGCTGAGGAGGACCGTGAGGAGCTGCAGGAGGAGCTGCGGCGTGAGCGTGAAGCTCGGGAGAAGCTGGAGAGGATCATCTGTGAGCTCCGGCAGCAGATGAAGGAGTCGGTTCCTCCGTCGGCTCTCGACAGCCCGCTGTCCACCTCCTCCAGCGACGTGCTGCTGTCTCCTGCACCGTAA